The following proteins are encoded in a genomic region of Nicotiana sylvestris chromosome 4, ASM39365v2, whole genome shotgun sequence:
- the LOC138889564 gene encoding uncharacterized protein, with amino-acid sequence MIQSSRQWHEKLSFALLGYRTTVRTSVEATPYLLVYGTEAVIPAEVEIPSLQIIVEAEIEDNEWVKARLEQLTLIDEKRIVAVCHRQLYQQRMAQAYNKKGRPRNFEVGQLVLRCILPHHQEAKGKFAPNWKGPYII; translated from the coding sequence atgattcaaagttccaggcagtggcatgaaaagttgtcgtttgcattattggggtatcgcactactgtgcgcacatcgGTCGAAGCAACCCCataccttttggtttatggcactgaagctgtaatacccgcggaagttgaaatcccttctctccagatcattgttgaagctgaaattgaagacaacGAGTGGGTTAAAGCCCGTCTGGAACAAttaaccctgattgatgaaaagcgaatagTCGCAGTCTGCCAtaggcagttgtaccaacaaagaatggcccagGCCTACAACAAAAAAGGACGGCCCAGAAATTTTGAAGTGGGACAACTTGTCTTAAGGtgcattcttcctcatcatcaggaagcaaaagggaaatttgcccctaactggaaaggcccatacattatcTGA
- the LOC138889565 gene encoding uncharacterized protein, producing the protein MKAQALADHLAENLVDDGYQPLSTYFLDEEVNSVEAISKDSHAWKMFFDGEVNAKGIGIGAILISPTGQHYPATTRLWFFCTNNTAEYEACIMGEWKNRDVKLIPYRQHVEDLGKRFKSIEFRYIPRCHNELADALAILALMLPYPGNAHIDPLEIQILERHGYCNTVEAEPNIQPWYHDIKRFLKTKEYPEQANRDQKRTIRRHASGFFLSADVLYKRTSDLNLLRCVDVEKAGRIMYKVNAGVCGPHMNGYVLAKKILRAGYCWMTMEKDWFGFVRKFH; encoded by the exons atgaaagcccaggcattagcagatcatttggctgagaacctgGTTGATGATGGATACCAACCTTTGAGTACCTACTTCctagatgaagaggtaaattcggtTGAGGCAATATCTAAAGACTctcatgcttggaaaatgttctttgatggggagGTAAATGCAAAAGGtattggaattggggcaattttgatctcacctacCGGCCAACATTATCCAGCCACAACCCGGCTttggtttttctgcacaaacaacaccgccgagtatgaagcctgcattatgg GAGAATGGAAAAaccgagatgtcaagcttattccttataggcaacatgtggaagatcttggcaagcgattcaagtcaatagagttcaggtacatccctcgcTGTCACAATGAATTAGCTGATGCACTTGCTATATTGGCCTTAatgctgccatacccaggcaatgcccacattgatcctttggaaatccaaatcctggaaaggcacggttactgcaatacggttgaggcagaaccaaatattcagccatggtatcatgatatcaagagatttcTAAAAACTAAAGAATACCCTGAGCAAGCCAAcagagaccaaaagagaaccattagacggcacgcaagtggtttcttcttgagcgctgacgttttgtacaaaaggacttcCGATCTCAATTTATTGAGATGTGTTGACGTCGAAAaggctggaagaatcatgtatAAAGTgaacgcaggagtgtgcggaccccacatgaatgggtatgttttggcaaagaaaatcctccgagcgggCTATtgttggatgaccatggaaaaagactGGTTTGGCTTTGTTCGAAAGTTTCATTAG
- the LOC138889566 gene encoding uncharacterized protein, giving the protein MDLHFENGLQAAADEGEKKKLTQENEALKAQIQKMKIAARNPERSRADERLISSLKKKALKCQDDLEKSEAGLEKAWAQLAENTKGRTQFAQQMKRKYEGTITSLRRKVTTLENEAAKQAKDFKVDREHYYDLMARMEEGIQ; this is encoded by the coding sequence atggaccttcattttgaaaatggtttgcaagccgccgcagatgagggagaaaagaaaaaactaactcaagaaaatgaagccctcaaagctcaaatccagaagatgaaaatagctgctagaaatCCGGAAAGAAGtcgagcggatgaaaggcttataagcagtctgaaaaagaaagcccttaagtgtcaagatgacctagaaaagtctgaggccGGTCTAGAAAAAGCCTGGGCTCAATTAGCGGAAAACACAAAAGGTCGGACACAGTTCGCGCAACAAATGAagagaaagtatgaagggacaatcaccagcctGAGAAGAAAGGTAACTACTCTTGAGAATGAGGCAGCTAAGCAGGctaaagacttcaaagttgacaGGGAACActattatgatttgatggctAGGATGGAGGAAGGAATACAATAA